One genomic segment of Thermodesulfobacterium sp. TA1 includes these proteins:
- a CDS encoding sigma 54-interacting transcriptional regulator gives MKNFKKPLLQGLFKIKSIEINPKEFIDFTSLKTLLPVLEKLYNSKIPILLGGESGVGKSFIAKKAHFLFNKEHTFFYLDCLASSFCKEEIFKEIYLLQNQKGTLFVNHIDRLSEEFLETFIKIVLSQSQLKFIASSSAKNLTLNVFRTYFYSLQILPLRERKEDIPEFLAYFLKIFNQKYQKRVFFQPLTIEILKDYPWPANIRELQNLVERLVIFKNKKIYPKDIFEFLSFSLNKK, from the coding sequence ATGAAAAATTTTAAAAAGCCCCTTCTTCAGGGGCTTTTTAAAATTAAATCTATCGAGATTAACCCTAAGGAGTTTATAGATTTTACATCTCTAAAAACTTTATTACCTGTATTAGAAAAGCTATATAACTCTAAAATACCTATACTCTTAGGGGGAGAAAGCGGAGTAGGGAAATCTTTTATAGCTAAAAAAGCTCATTTTTTGTTTAACAAAGAACATACATTTTTTTATTTAGATTGTCTTGCCTCCTCTTTTTGTAAAGAGGAAATTTTCAAAGAAATATATCTACTTCAAAACCAAAAAGGGACCCTTTTTGTAAATCATATAGATAGACTGTCTGAAGAATTCTTAGAAACTTTTATCAAAATCGTTTTATCTCAATCTCAGCTAAAGTTCATAGCCTCTTCATCTGCTAAAAATTTAACTTTAAACGTGTTTAGGACCTATTTCTATAGTCTACAAATTTTACCCCTAAGAGAAAGAAAAGAAGATATACCAGAATTTTTAGCGTATTTCTTAAAAATATTTAACCAAAAATATCAAAAAAGGGTCTTCTTTCAACCTTTAACCATAGAAATATTAAAAGACTACCCATGGCCCGCCAACATAAGGGAACTTCAAAACTTGGTAGAAAGGCTGGTTATTTTTAAAAATAAAAAAATCTATCCTAAGGACATTTTTGAATTTTTAAGTTTTAGTTTGAACAAAAAATAA